In the Clostridium gelidum genome, AGACAAATGCTCCATAATCGATACTCTCTCTCACGATGAAACAAAAGAACTTATTAGAGGTCTAACATATAGCATTACCTGGGATGGAGATATTGGAGATTTTAATTTTTATTTTGTTGGTAGTAACCATGCTTAAAAAATAAATTTTTCACTACAACTTATATCCAATTCATCGCAAGTGAATGTAAACACCTTGACCTGTTTGCAGGTCAATCTCAATTCCATTTTCCTCAAAAAATCCTTCACTCATTGCAACATACATTGGTGCATAGAAAACAGAACGAGTTACTTCATTTAAACGTACTGTAACTTTGCCTTCATTAGTTTTGGCATTACCACATCCAAACATAGATATAGCTGTTACAGTTGAAATTAATAAAGCAGTTAACACCTTTAGCTTCTTTCTCATAAAGAGTGCATCTCCCAATAATATTCATGGTGTATAATATGATATTTAATCGAAGATTGTTCTATAACTCCACTCCATTTCATAAAATCAACTCCCTTATATTAAAACCGCTCGCCAATTTTACCATTATAATAACATTTATCAATAAATATCATAGTATTTATTTTTACTTTTCTATTCCCGTAACCCCTCAGTCCGCATTTTTGGCGCATATTCTTCACCATATATATGGTGAACCATATCTATGGTGGATCATATTAAAATATATCTTTATGCTTTTAGAATACATTTTTAGTTACCACTGAGTATTTGCGAATATTGTTCTTTGTATTTTAACAATACTTAAAAGTTGTTTTTAGAAATATATTAATTAAATGAATTAATATTAAGCTTATTGGTTAAAGTATGTTAGGAAACAATTTAATAAAATAAAGGGGACTTATATATGACTGTTGGTTCAAAGGTAAAACAAACTTTAGCTACATTAAGAGGAGCTGAGGCTACTTTGCGAGTTTACTCATTGCAGGAACGTGATAAAGAGGCTAGGGATACTTATGCTGCAGCATTTGAAGAAATAAGTAAAATTAAAATAGATTTAGAAAAAAGAGTCGGCGTTATGGAATTTGAAGAGCCACAATATAAAGGAAATTAAGTGAGGTGAACTATGGATACTTGGTTAATACTATTATTTAATTCAATAATTTTCTTTTTCGTTGCATTAGTTATAACAAGATTTATGAAGAAAAAAACCTTATCTGCTGCTACCCCTTTTGATTTTATTTCTTATGCTGTTATTGCTATTATAATTACTTTAATTTCATTAAATATTATTACCAACATTTACTTTGGACTGCTTTCCCTAGCTGTTTGGGCAGTTATGCCTATTGTTTTAGATTACGCCTCCATGAAAAGTAAATGGATCTACAACACAATAAATGGTAAGGAAAGAGTATTAATTAAAGATGGCAAAGTAATGGAAGATAACTTATCTAAAGAAAGATTGACGGGACAAGAATTTCTACAATTATTACGTTCAAAAAAAGTATTCAATTTAGCTAACGTTGAATTTGCTGTAATGGAAACAACTGGAGATATAAATGTTAGTTTAAAAGCTGACAAAAACCCTGTTACCTCCTATGATTTAGGGAAAAAGGTTGCACGTAAGACTGAGCCACAAACGGTTATTTTAGATGGAAATATATTAAATGAAGGACTTACTAATAGTGGCTTAAATAAAGGTTGGCTTACATCCGAATTAGAAAACAAAGGAGTTGCACTTGAAAATGTTTTTATTGGGCAAGTAGATTCTTCTGGGGATTTATACGTAGATCTCTTTGATGATTTAATAGAAGTTCCTAAAACACAGATTAAAGAAATGTTATATGCAAGTCTTGAAAAAACCCAGGCTGACCTTATGACTTTTTCTTTAGATACTAATAATAAAGTAGCAAAAGCTATGTACTTAAACGATGCTGAAAAATTGAAAAAAGTCTTAGAAAAATTAGAACCCTATTTATTACGTTAGAAGGTGAATGTAAATGTCCAATATGAAAAAGAAAAGATTAACTGCAGCTCAGTTACAATATAATGAATTGGTAGATGATATAGAACCTAAAAGACCCATTTTTAAAAATTGTGTTAGAGCCTTTCTTGTAGGAGGTATCATATGCACCATAGGTCAAATCTTACAAGTGTTTTTTATAACCTATTTTAATTTTGATGAAAAAACAGCAGTCTCTCCTACTACACTAGTCTTAATCTTTACTTCAGCACTGCTTACTGGTCTTGGAATCTACGATCATCTTGCTCAATGGGCTGGTGCTGGATCTGCTGTTCCAATTACAGGTTTTGCTAATTCTATAGCTTCTGCTTCAATTGAGCATAAGAGTGAAGGATTTGTACTTGGGGTAGCTGGAAATATGTTTGGTCTTGCTGGAGCAATTATTGTTTATGGAGTTTTTTCTGCTTTTATAGTTGCTACTATAAAAATAACAATAAAATGGCTGGGGGTGATGTAAATGCTTAAAGGGCATCAATCATGGATTTTTAATTCTAAGCCTACAATATTAGCTTCTTCAGCCGTTGGAGGTCCTTTTGAAGCTAATGGTGCTATAGCTGATGACTTTGATATACTTCATGAAGATTTATGGCTTGGACAGGATAGCTATGAAAAGGCAGAAAGAGTTCTTCTTGAACATGCTTGTGAAAGAGCAATAAAAAAATCAACCATAAAAAAAGAGGATATCAACTTTTTCTTAAGTGGAGACTTGATGAATCAAATTATTTCTAGTTGTTTTACTGCACGAACTTTAGGAATACCCTTTTTAGGAATCTTTGGTGCTTGCTCTAGCTCCATGGAAAGTTTAGCACTAGCTGCCCAATTGATAGAAACTAAAGCTGCTAAATATGTTTTAGCCTCTGCAAGTAGCCATAATGCAGCTGCAGAAAAGCAATTTAGATATCCTACAGAATACGGCGTACAAAGGCCCCCTTCTGCTCAATGGACAGTAACAGGGGCTGGAGCTGCTGTACTCGGAGCTGATGGAGTTGGACCAAAAGTAACTTCTGCTACCATAGGAAGAGTAATAGATATGGGAATATCAGATCCATATAATGTTGGAGCTGCTATGGCACCAGCTGCTGTAGATACTATTGAAGCTCATTTTAGAGATTTGAATATTGATGCCTCCTATTATGATCTTATTGCTACCGGTGATTTAGGAAAGGTAGGACATGAACTTGCTAATCGTTTATTAAAAAACCATGGCATAGAAATGCCCGTAGATATATTTACAGATTGTGGGCTTTTAATCTATACAGAAGATCAACTATCCTTTGGTGGTGGTAGTGGCTGTGGCTGTTCTGCGACAGTAACTTATGGGCATTTACTTAACCGTATGAAAAGAGGAGAATTAAAGAGAATACTAATTGTTGCAACAGGTGCTTTGATGTCTCCAATATCCTTTCAACAAAAGGAAACTATTCCTTGCATTGCTCATGCTGTTTCTATAGAAATGTAAAAAAGAAGGTGTGATTTAATTTATGGAAAAATTTATTTTTGCATTTATAATAGGTGGCTTAATTTGTGTTATTGGGCAACTTATAATGGATATATTAGAAATTACTCCTGCTCATACTACTTGTACATTAGTTGTAATCGGTGCGATACTCGGAGGATTGGGTTTATATGATCCTTTGGTAAAGCTTGCTGGTGCTGGTGCATTTGTACCTATAAGTAGCTTTGGAAATACCCTTGTTACTGGTGCCCTACTTGATGCTGAAGAAACAGGCTTTATAGGAATTTTTACTGGTATTTTAAAAACAGTAAGTTCTGGAGTTTCTGGAGCAATAATCTGCGGTTTCATTGCTGCAATAATATTTAAACCAAAAGGCTAAGTATCAGTTATTGGTAAATTAAAAAATACCTTTGAAGGGAGGTGACAACAATGACTGTAGGAACTCAAATGCAACAAGCAATTGCTGGAATACAAAGTGCCGCTGCTACAATGAAAACATTTTCTCTAGAAACTCAAGATCAACAAGCAAAAAATGATTTTCAACAAATAGCACAACAACTTGATTCTCAATTAGAGATATTAAAAGGACGACAAGATTATATTCAACAGCAAGAACCTCAATATAAGTGTTAATTTTTACATTCACAAAAAAATAATAATATACTAAATTTGCAACGAAATTATTATATTATTTAAACACTTTAGCTTAATGGAAACTCACGATATTTGTCGTGAGTTTTCTGTGTTCTACAAATATTTCTTTATAAAATAATTTTCTCAAAAATCACTCATGTTTTAATTTAAAGCAATTTATAGTGCTTATAGATTTAATCAATAAAAACTAAATTTAAATATATGAAAAAAATCCCACACATATCCTCTCTCAATCTACAAATACTATAATTGCTAAACAAAAAAACAACTATTATAATTTGAAAGGAGATTGCTTATGAATAGAAATAAAAAAACTAAAAATGTTAAAATGAATAAAAGTATTGAATATATTGAATCAAACAATAATCTTAATGCATCTAATGCTACAAACACCAAAGAAAATATTAATAATACTAATAGTTCTAAAAAAGGAAGTAATTCATTTAACTAAAGATTGGGATGTTGCAAAATAGAAATTCAGTCTCAACTCCCCCATCCTATAAACTAATATAGAAGATGTGAATTTGTAAATTTATTTGTCGATTTTTAATTAATATGATAATATAATGATAGCGTTTTTATAAAAGACATATTTTATGCAATATTAATTTTTTAAAAAGTAATATTGCATAAAATCAAATCATTAAGGGGGGCTTAATATGGAACATTGGTCGATTATTGCTATTGCAATATATCTACTTATCCTGCTTGTAATAGGATACTATTCTTACAGAAAAACATCTAATATTTCAGACTATATGCTAGGTGGCAGAGGGCTTGGCCCAATGGTTACTGCACTATCTGCGGGTGCAAGTGACATGAGTGGTTGGATGCTTATGGGACTTCCTGGGGCAGTTTATTTAACTGGAATTTCTAGTCTTTGGCTAGGAATAGGATTAACAATAGGAGCTTACTTAAACTATCGTTTATTAGCTCCAAGGTTTAGAGTTTATACAGAAGTTGCAAATGACTCATTAACAGTTCCAGACTATTTAGAAAATCGTTTTAAAGACAAATCTAACATGCTTAGGCTTGTATCAGGTATAGTAATACTTGTTTTCTTTGTTCTTTATGTTTCATCTGGAATTGTAGCTGGAGGCAAATTATTTGAATCTACTTTTGGATTCACTTATACAATGGGTGTCATAGTTACTTTAGCTGTTGTTGTTCTTTATACATACTTTGGTGGATTTTTAGCTGTAAGTCTTACAGATTGCTTCCAAGGAACATTAATGTTTATTTGCTTAGTTATGGTACCAATTGTAGCATTTATGAATATAGGTGTAGATCCTGGTATGTTTGCAAATAAAGTAAAAAATATTGATCCCGCATTATTTGATATGTTTAGGGGAACAAGTATTTCTACTATTATTGGTTTCATGGCTTGGGGACTTGGTTACTTTGGTCAGCCACATATCATTGTTCGTTTTATGGCAATTAAATCTGCAAACGAATTAAAATCTGCAAGACGAATAGGTATTGGCTGGATGGCTATAGGTCTTTTAGGTGCAGTTGCAAGTGGCCTTATAGGACTTGTATACTTTACTGATCATAACATTCCCTTAAGTGATCCTGAAACAGTTTTTCTTCGTCTTGGAGATATTCTATTTCATCCATTTATTACAGGATTGATACTCGCTGCAGTACTTGCTGCCATTATGAGCACTCTTTCATCTCAACTTTTAGTTTGCTCAAGTTCTATTACAAAGGATTTTTATCTAACATTTTTTAACAAAGAAGCTTCAGATAAGCAACAAATGGTAATAGGTAGATTGTCTGTACTAGTAGTTGCACTTTTTGCAACTATCTTTGCATATTTACCAAACAAAACCATACTTAATATAGTCGGACAAGCATGGGCTGGTTTCGGTTCAGCATTTGGTCCAGTTCTTTTATTAAGCCTTCATTGGAAGAAAATGACTAAGTGGGGTGCCCTATCAGGTATGGTTGTTGGCGGATTAACCGTTATTCTATGGATCGTTTCTGGTCTATCTAGTTACATTTATGAAATGGTACCTGGATTTGCACTATCTCTTATAGCA is a window encoding:
- a CDS encoding substrate-binding domain-containing protein: MRKKLKVLTALLISTVTAISMFGCGNAKTNEGKVTVRLNEVTRSVFYAPMYVAMSEGFFEENGIEIDLQTGQGVYIHLR
- a CDS encoding DUF1657 domain-containing protein — encoded protein: MTVGSKVKQTLATLRGAEATLRVYSLQERDKEARDTYAAAFEEISKIKIDLEKRVGVMEFEEPQYKGN
- a CDS encoding DUF421 domain-containing protein encodes the protein MDTWLILLFNSIIFFFVALVITRFMKKKTLSAATPFDFISYAVIAIIITLISLNIITNIYFGLLSLAVWAVMPIVLDYASMKSKWIYNTINGKERVLIKDGKVMEDNLSKERLTGQEFLQLLRSKKVFNLANVEFAVMETTGDINVSLKADKNPVTSYDLGKKVARKTEPQTVILDGNILNEGLTNSGLNKGWLTSELENKGVALENVFIGQVDSSGDLYVDLFDDLIEVPKTQIKEMLYASLEKTQADLMTFSLDTNNKVAKAMYLNDAEKLKKVLEKLEPYLLR
- the spoVAC gene encoding stage V sporulation protein AC, giving the protein MSNMKKKRLTAAQLQYNELVDDIEPKRPIFKNCVRAFLVGGIICTIGQILQVFFITYFNFDEKTAVSPTTLVLIFTSALLTGLGIYDHLAQWAGAGSAVPITGFANSIASASIEHKSEGFVLGVAGNMFGLAGAIIVYGVFSAFIVATIKITIKWLGVM
- the spoVAD gene encoding stage V sporulation protein AD is translated as MLKGHQSWIFNSKPTILASSAVGGPFEANGAIADDFDILHEDLWLGQDSYEKAERVLLEHACERAIKKSTIKKEDINFFLSGDLMNQIISSCFTARTLGIPFLGIFGACSSSMESLALAAQLIETKAAKYVLASASSHNAAAEKQFRYPTEYGVQRPPSAQWTVTGAGAAVLGADGVGPKVTSATIGRVIDMGISDPYNVGAAMAPAAVDTIEAHFRDLNIDASYYDLIATGDLGKVGHELANRLLKNHGIEMPVDIFTDCGLLIYTEDQLSFGGGSGCGCSATVTYGHLLNRMKRGELKRILIVATGALMSPISFQQKETIPCIAHAVSIEM
- the spoVAE gene encoding stage V sporulation protein AE, with protein sequence MEKFIFAFIIGGLICVIGQLIMDILEITPAHTTCTLVVIGAILGGLGLYDPLVKLAGAGAFVPISSFGNTLVTGALLDAEETGFIGIFTGILKTVSSGVSGAIICGFIAAIIFKPKG
- a CDS encoding DUF1657 domain-containing protein translates to MTVGTQMQQAIAGIQSAAATMKTFSLETQDQQAKNDFQQIAQQLDSQLEILKGRQDYIQQQEPQYKC
- the putP gene encoding sodium/proline symporter PutP; its protein translation is MEHWSIIAIAIYLLILLVIGYYSYRKTSNISDYMLGGRGLGPMVTALSAGASDMSGWMLMGLPGAVYLTGISSLWLGIGLTIGAYLNYRLLAPRFRVYTEVANDSLTVPDYLENRFKDKSNMLRLVSGIVILVFFVLYVSSGIVAGGKLFESTFGFTYTMGVIVTLAVVVLYTYFGGFLAVSLTDCFQGTLMFICLVMVPIVAFMNIGVDPGMFANKVKNIDPALFDMFRGTSISTIIGFMAWGLGYFGQPHIIVRFMAIKSANELKSARRIGIGWMAIGLLGAVASGLIGLVYFTDHNIPLSDPETVFLRLGDILFHPFITGLILAAVLAAIMSTLSSQLLVCSSSITKDFYLTFFNKEASDKQQMVIGRLSVLVVALFATIFAYLPNKTILNIVGQAWAGFGSAFGPVLLLSLHWKKMTKWGALSGMVVGGLTVILWIVSGLSSYIYEMVPGFALSLIAVIVVSLLTEKQDDSVDKDFSDMEKILADMK